From Salvia splendens isolate huo1 chromosome 3, SspV2, whole genome shotgun sequence, a single genomic window includes:
- the LOC121794410 gene encoding uncharacterized protein LOC121794410: protein MQKTRSIEIHNKQGTLTTHASRGRRQTDRQTQRSLSLSLSLSLFLHTIVIQIDKYKQCTTTLLSSLLCFTTHTPFPYNPKTKSTCLEKHEKDLVMPVNNPILLLTSIIFLAASSMALPRPGFLYTRSRGTCTPQYWSSRSELWPKMVPHRSTVSNVFGSQALERFRPDLTLLEAAARNTENVFAALLKESTAALLNSYARNGYPYAAWEVKTLLIQALVSDTAAAALAERFLHANHNCA from the exons ATGCAGAAAACTAGAAGTATTGAAATACACAATAAACAAGGCACCCTCACTACTCACGCCTCACGAGGAAGAAGACAGACTGAcagacagacacaacgctctctctctctctctctctctctctctctcttcctacACACAATTGTGATCCAAATAGACAAATACAAGCAGTGCACAACTACTCTACTCTCCTCCCTCCTCTGCTTCACAACGCATACCCCATTTCCATATAACCCAAAAACAAAATCCACTTGTTTGGAAAAGCATGAAAAAGATCTAGTAATGCCTGTCAACAATCCAATCCTTCTTCTCACATCCATCATTTTCCTCGCTGCTTCATCAATGGCATTGCCCAGGCCCGGATTCCTCTACACAAGATCCAGAGGAACGTGCACTCCTCA GTATTGGAGCAGCAGGAGCGAGTTGTGGCCGAAGATGGTTCCCCACAGGTCCACGGTGTCCAACGTTTTCGGGTCGCAGGCCTTGGAGCGCTTCCGGCCCGACCTCACGCTGCTGGAGGCGGCCGCCAGGAATACCGAAAACGTGTTCGCGGCGCTGCTCAAGGAGTCCACGGCCGCGCTGCTCAACTCGTACGCTAGAAATGGGTATCCCTACGCCGCCTGGGAGGTCAAGACGCTGCTCATTCAGGCTCTCGTTTCCGACACTGCCGCCGCCGCTCTGGCGGAGAGGTTTCTTCACGCCAATCACAACTGTGCTTGA